The Brassica oleracea var. oleracea cultivar TO1000 chromosome C6, BOL, whole genome shotgun sequence genomic interval TTTTACTCACGGTTTTTTTGTTTTTTATTACAACAGGATGGTTGCATTGTGTGCCCGGCAACGGACAGTACATTTGATCTCAGAACTGGAGAGATCAAGGAATGGTACCCAAAGAACCCTGTTCTCAGAGTCTTGACACCTGCACTGAGAAAGCTGTTTGTGTACCCTGTTAAATTTGATGAAGAAAACATCTACATTAGCATTAGAGGCAACGGGAAGAACGAGGCAGCTGCTGAAATCGTCTTCAGTGGAAAAGCTCAGCCTGGTCTCACAGCAACAAATGTCAACGTAGACGAGGTAAAACAAATAAGATAAGCCTCAGAAATGTAAATCTGTTTCATCAAGAATACCAGAAGAGTGATGATAAACTTGTGAAAACAGGTGAGAATGATAGTGGACGAGGGTTCTCAAGGATTTGGTTTCTCAAGGAAGAACGAAGTGATAAACGGGAAAGCAGCTGTGATAGGGTTCTTACTGCTGCTAGATTTTGAGCTGCTGACAGGTAAAGGTCTATTGAAGGGGACAGGGTTCTTGGACTTCCTTTACTCTGCTTCAGATGCTTTCAAGTAGAGATCAATATTATCTCTTCGGTCTGGTTTTGCTTTACCTCCCTTGTGCAATTTGTGGAAGCATTACCCAACAAATGGAGAAACAAAGAAACATACTTTTGTAACAAAACTCACACCATGTCTTAGTATATGAATCACATTTTATAGAGATGTCTTGCATTTGCTTTGTTTGTCTGTTTACCCCTTAATATAAGATATTCTTTGTTCTATCCCGTTATCACTCACCGTTTCTAAAATTTTATACCATTATACAAGTGTTAGTCCTAGACATAGCCGATGAAACAATAACATTAGAGCATCCCCATCTCCCTCTATATTTTACTCCAAAATGGAATAATGGAACAAAAAATAAAAACATTACTCTATTTATAGAGTTATTATTATTTTTTTCATTACTTCATGTCTCATTCCATTTTAAAGTAAAATTTGGAATGGAGACTAAATTTTAAGAGGTTAATATTCATAAAGTTTATGGCCTCCAAATTATATAAAAATAATAAAGTTACACTAAAATGTTTAGTCTTTTAAATTTCAGCTTCTATGTATTATCAATAAATAATTAAATATATTAACATTCTTCATATTTCTGTTTTTTCTTAAAATTTTATGTTAGCCACATCTTCTTTTTTTGGGCAAATGTTGGCTATTATCTTTTTAATACACGTCTTTGCAAGCCTAAAATAATTTTAAAACATCTCAAAATGATCGACATGTTAACCATAATTTAGGAATATTATTTTTGTGAATGTGATCAACTATGTGGTGTGACGCGAGCCTCGAATACACAAAAGAAGACATGGTCTTTGTAGATAGGTAAGGAGGAGAGTTTATTGCATTCAAATTGGGTTGCTCCTAGGTGAGTGAGATTCTTCTTCTGTGTGTGACGAATCTTCGCAGTTCGTGTTAGATTTGTGTACCAGTAAATATAACTGCCACCACAAACGTCATATCTTTCTTTTTTTGGTTCGTTTTCTGTGCAGAGAAAGATACAGACACTAAACAACTTTCTGTCTTTTAGTCAAACTCCGACAACAAGACTATATGATGACGTCATCCGTGATGAATTTTATCACAAACCCCAAAAAAAGAAAGAAAGAGAGGCGAGTTGCATGTGGTTCACCACGTGATGTCGTGATATAGGTCATCAATCGTAATATCTCTCGTTTTTTTTTTTTTCGTCAAGATTTTTTATTATTACAAACGAAAATAAAAGAGCCCGAACCCAACAGAAACTGTATCGAAGCCCAGAAGCATGTTACAATACAAAAGCCCATAAACAGCCGGGCATAGATTCAATACACTAGACGGGCCTGCAGCCCACACCACTCATCTCGAAATAGGCGGCCCGGACTTCCTCTTTTGGCCGACGCGTCAAGGAGATGGGACGTGTGTTGAAATCTCATCATCAGCGCGCCACGCGTCAACCGATGCCTCAACCTGACCGTCACCAAAGCAAGAAGCCGCCTGAGCACCGCCACCGAAACCCTCGTTACGCCGGAGCTCGAAACCGGAGAGCCTCCAACGAAACCACTTTTCTTCAGGCGGAGAGCATCCTCGATCTCTTCGAGATCTCATCCGTCTTACGAGAGTTTCTTCGGGCGGAGAGCATCCTCGATCTCTTCGAGATCTCATCCGTCTTACGAGAGCCGCGAACCACAGAAACTCATACATCACACGCTATACCCGATCCAAAAACGAAACCACCATTTCTCACCACTAGAGCCGGCGACGTAAAGCTGTGTAAGCCTTCACCCCCGGAGACAAAACCGACGAGGCGATGCTGAAGAAGCCAACCACCTCCCGGAGACTTGAGCCGGCGACGGCAGAGCTTTAGTAGCCCCCACCTCCCGGAGAAAAACTTCACCACGCTTTCCCCTCCACACGACCGCGCCTTCACACCAGTAACTCAGCCACCGTTGATGACGATTCACTCCTCGAGCTAGCGTCTCCGGATGAGAATTAACCAGGGCTCGGGCAAAGCGAATCAGGGAAAGAGAGACGAAAGAGCGACAAAAAAACAGACTGCTTTAACGGAATAAAAACCCGGGAGGTTCCGGCGACGGCACGCGCGCCTACGCGCCGGCCGCTCACCAGAACCAGATCTCATAAATTTGGCTTTGTTATTTGCGGTTTTCTAGAAAACCAAGAAAACAGTATTTGCGTTTTTCAAAGCTGATCGTAATATCTCTCGTTAAATGCATGTTTTTTTTTTTTTTTGTTAAATCGTTAAATGCATGTTACACCTAATTTTTACTTTCGACGGATATATTTGTATTTTTCTTTTGTAAACTGGATATATTTGTATTTTTGATATATGCATGTTAAATGTTGAAGTTAAAGCCATGATTCTTATTTGGGGAAAATGTATATAAGCTTTATGATGCAAATATATAGTTTATTCACATCGGTCTACGAAGCTATAGTCTACGAAGCTATAAATAAATTTATGATGAATTTTTGCGCCTATTTTTTTCCTTAATAATTTTTTTTTAAAATTGACTCAAAAATTCATCATAAATTTATTTATAACTCCGTAGACCGATGTGAATAAACTATACCCAAAAAAATGAATCACATTAACTAGGGTGCTTCTTTAGGTATGGTCTTGTATTCAATAAAATTAAATGAATGATTTGATTATCCGAATCTTTTAAAAAGCTAGTTTGATAACTAATTATATCGACATCACATTTTTTTCATCCTACATTAACCAAACTTATTTTCTGAACAAAACCTACATAAACCAAATTTGTCCCGCTTATATATGTAGTTTGTTACGTACCGCTAAGTTTGTTGTCACAATTCAATCAATCACGCATTATGTTGAGTGATCCATCTTTTATCCACCACTTGTTTCATGTTTCATATGTTGAAATTCCATTTGTTTATCCAAATGTATTTATAGCTGATGTAAACGTTAATATGTTGAAACACAAATAAGATCATCCTAGAAAAAGAAAACATCAAATGTGTCAGCCGCATAACAATATTACATATTCCCCCTGGTCATATCTTTGACTTTTATTTTTATTTGCTCTAACCTAAAAGTATTATATAAGTATTGCACAATTCATACAATCGGAATTGACTTTCTTCTCCTCCAATCGTATTTTTATTCAACAGTTCCTCTCAAGATCATCAACTCAAAAAATGGATCCTAGAGACGGCGGAGAAACCCATCAGGCCAAGTACAAAGGCATCCGTCGCCGGAAATGGGGAAAATGGGTATCGGAGATTAGGGTTCCAGCAACTCGTGAACGACTCTGGTTAGGCTCTTTCTCCACCGCCGAAGGAGCTGCGGTAGCCCACGACGTCGCTTTTTACTGCTTGCACCGACCATCTTCTCTCGACAACGAAGCTTTTAACTTCCCTCACTTGCTGCAACCTTCCCTTGCCTCCAACACATCTCCTAAGTCCATACAAAAAGCTGCTTCGGACGCAGGCATGGGCGTAGACGCAGGATTCGCCCTAAACAACGACAGCGCGAGTGGTGGCGTGGAGGAAGGCAGCGAACGGGAAACGTTGAACATCTCCGTGTACGATTATCTAGACGACGGTCGCATTTGATATATTGGTTTATATCTACGAGCACCTTATATTAGTAATTAATATAGGATGTGAATAGAATTCGTTATTTTTTTCCAACTTTTGAATTGTATTGCCACATGAGCTTTCATTTCCCGGCTTATTTTCTTGTGATCTTTTTTTTTTTTTGAAAAAGGGCATTATTTTCTTGTGATCTTTCACCAAGGAAACAATAATATTCTGATCAGTTGCAAAAAATAAAAATAAAAAAAATATTCTGATCCATTATAAACTTGTTGTTTGCTTATATCCGAATTTGATGTGCTGGATAGAAGTTTAAGATATTAAAGCCTAATAGTGCCAGTTTAAAAAGAAAAAGGAGATTCATCATATTAGAACTGAGTTTGTGGGAAAATTTAAGAATATGAGAATTCACTTAGAAAAGAAGAAAAGGCATCAGGATTGAAATGTCTGGTGGATCACCTACATTCGTTTGAAATAAGAGTATAGCCGTATAGGGAATCATGAATATGTTATACAGCATGATAATGATTCAATATTTGTATACTATTATTTTACCATCATTTAAGCAGTATTTATTGTTTATGAATTTTGGTTCTATGATTTTTATGTCAATTTGTTATAATTAGGTTACTAAATTAAAAAGTTATTAATTTTCTGAAGAGGTTTCTGAAACAAAATATCAGTAAATTAAAAACATTATTTCTTTTAAAAACTATTATCTACTTTCTTTGTTTTAGTAAATCTTCATATAATTTTCTGACGAATTCAAAATATTAACAATTCAGACATTATTTGAAATGAAAAGTTCTTTGTGCAATTGTTCTTTTTGTTATTGTCATGTTATCAATAAATATTTTGTATTTGATTACTTGTCAGCAAATCTAAGATAAGAAAAAAAAAAAGATAATAGTTCGATCATATTGGAATATATGTACTATCTTGACCTCATAAAAATAGCTTCAAATATTTGAGAAGTTTTAAATTCCAAGATTCTCAAAATATCTGGCATAAATGGCCAACTTGCAAGGGATATAAATGATGTCGTTATTGTACTTGAAACTTGAAAGGCTTAAATCTAAAGGACTCCTATACAAATTGTAAGATTTGATTTCTTTTCTTCTGTCTCACTGTCTAAGTAACGGATAAGGCAGGTAAGTGATACAGACTTCATCGGACTTGGTCATGGTATGCTGGCACGAAAGAACAAGGCGACAAAAA includes:
- the LOC106300229 gene encoding ethylene-responsive transcription factor ERF020 translates to MDPRDGGETHQAKYKGIRRRKWGKWVSEIRVPATRERLWLGSFSTAEGAAVAHDVAFYCLHRPSSLDNEAFNFPHLLQPSLASNTSPKSIQKAASDAGMGVDAGFALNNDSASGGVEEGSERETLNISVYDYLDDGRI
- the LOC106300228 gene encoding uncharacterized protein LOC106300228, whose amino-acid sequence is MATTASPSLPRNYSFPPPHPSFTRATSLPKTLSLPNRRFALTYRLNQNSKQRTGGIVRCEATEVSPSSSVASPGRNWVPVVPLSALPKGERRVIIQDDETILLLWYKNDVFAIENRSPAEGAYSEGLLNAKLTQDGCIVCPATDSTFDLRTGEIKEWYPKNPVLRVLTPALRKLFVYPVKFDEENIYISIRGNGKNEAAAEIVFSGKAQPGLTATNVNVDEVRMIVDEGSQGFGFSRKNEVINGKAAVIGFLLLLDFELLTGKGLLKGTGFLDFLYSASDAFK